CCTGCCGAGATAATCCCCGAGATTTGTCAGGTTCCATGGCAGGCTTGGCACCCAGTGCGTATGCCAGCCCAATCTCTCTAAGACAAGTCTATGTGGAGGAGAATCATAGGTGGAGTGAAGGGAGGCAGTTCAGCTCTCATCCTAATatctcaatcttggtgaTATTCATCTGGCTTGCTATTCGGGGTAGGtttcaaaaagaagaagcactaCGGATGAGAGAAAAGGGTCCTCTACTGCTAGCCagttctggttctggttcatAAACTCAATACTGAGGAGAatggtgatgactttggcagTCGGTCCACAAAGATGGTGAAACGATATAGTATAGGGTACTTCCTGTCTGTGACCTATTGGACTTGGGACGAGTATAAATACCTTGAACGGGACACTAAGTGCAACTAGCAGTACGTCATTGTCATGATTTTATTGGGAATTTCTTGAAACCGGAGCCAATTATGGATATCGCGCAGTGTCACTCGAGACAAGCAAAGATAGGCAAGAAAAAGTTCATAGAGTGTTTGGTTTACCATCTCGTTAGTTAGCAAAATGGACTATATACGATCTGATTTAGATTCGCCGTCATCGGCTGACTTGTCCGCAACACAGCATGAGACTCCGCGCCTTTTCAACGCCTCATTATATGCCCGAGTTCTAGCTCTGTCCTCCTCTGTAGGTTTCCTAGGAATATCCTCCGCGTTGGGGTTAAACATATCCTGGCGGGATACACTCCGGCCATCGGCAGTGAGGAATCTCTCGGGCATTGGCAAACCATCGTAGTACTCTCTGATCTGCGCTGGATTGAGGCCAACGGCGTCAAGCACATTCCGTTCAGCGTCAAACGTACGAAGGACACCATCAAAGCCCAGTGCACTTATGCCATGTCCGTCTGAGTCTCTCTTCATCGAGGATCGTATATCGCGCAGTGACATGTTATCGCTCATCGGTTTTCGATCTGTGAGGACTTGAGCCTAGAGTCGGTTAATGAATTTTGAGTGCGATGAAAACTCGGCGAGATCGACGAACATCCTCTTGCAGCTTTTCTGTCATGTTGCCAGGGAGCTGTTGGACGTGGTTGAAGATTGGAACAAACTGCAAGGACGCAGGTGAAATGCGTAGTAATGGTAGAAGTAGTCAGACGGACCATGCAGTGCATGGGTAACAGACACCTATATACGAACCAACAGAACGACCTTGCCTGGAAGTCTCCGCAAGGCAGCAGCGGTGGAGTGCGGCGCAGTGTCTCCATCAGTGCAGATCAAAAGTCCCTCCCAACAACGCTAGAGACAATTCggaatcttcttcttttgaaTTAATTGCTAGGAAGTTACCATGCATCGCGAGGATCATTCAGCTGTGCAGCTGTATTGTACGAGACGTAGCTACCAGGACTAGCATAGGCCCTTATTAAATTCATATCTCTTACTTCTCAAAGGCCTGATAAATTGCCTTTCCATAGGCCTCAGCCCGATCACTACTGTCAAGTCCACCCGCCATCTTATTCATAGCATAAGCAATCGTCATACGCCTATCCAGATCCATGATGATAATTGAACCGCCCCAGCCGGACCAGTAACAGACATTGCCCTCTGGAACCCAGAGTAGTGCTGGTGAAGGCGCCAGTCCAAAACCAATGCCGAATCTCAACGACGACCCAAGAACCAAGTCCGTTCCACTGGCCTGTTCCTGGAAAATCAACTTGATCGTATCTTCTGACAGCAACTTCTTGCCTTGGCTCGAGCCACCTAGGGTGATTGCAGAGAGAATACGCGCCATAGAGCGGGAGTTGCCATGGCCGTTGGAGCCACCTAGCTCAGCTTGCCTCCAAGGCCCGGTGTTCGCAAAGCTGGGGTCAAATCCGGGGTTGAGTAGCGTCTTGGCTCGCGCAGATCCCTCTTCAAACTCTGGCATAACTCCCGTCGGAGGCGGGGGAATGAGAGGAGAAATGCGGTCCCAGGTGTTCTCGGCTGCGCCGATCTGAAAGTCTGCATCCAAAACACCTGCGATCTCAGTGTCCACAAATTCGCGTAGCGACTTGCCAGAAACACGCTTGATCAGCTCTCCGAGAAGATGTCCGAAACACACAGCCTGATATCCGGATGCCGTCCCGGGAGTCCACCACGGAGCCTGACGGGCTAGCATTGCAGCCGCTTTGTCAGTATCGTACACGTCTTCAACTGATACCGGCTCTTCCCAGCCTGAGACACCAGACGTATGACTCAGCAAATGCCTGACCAGAACGTCCTGTTTGCCATTTTGCGCAAACTCAGGCCAGTAGTGTGAGACGCGCTCGTTGACGTCGATCAATCCTCTGTCGACGAGCATGAGGACTGCGAGACTGGTGATTGTCTTTGTGCACGAAAACACATTGACGATGGTATCTTTTTCCCATGGCTTGGTTCGCTCCTTGTCGGCGTATCCGCCCCAGATGTCCACCACTTCTTTGCCATCGATGTCAATGGTGATCGAGGCACCAACCTCTTCGCCTGATTTGATGTACTTGTCAAGGAGAGAGCGGACTCCCTGGAATTTCGGGTCACATGTGCCGTGAATCTCAGTCATGTTTGCTGTAAAACTATGGTCAGGTTGTGTTGGGACCTTGTTAcgtccttgacagcctcttTATATCTGTTGTCTCTGTCAACATGCCGAGGTATACTCCGTATGGATACCGTGGTCGCTCGGGTTGTGGGGAAGCTAGTCGAGAAAGCGGGGCACACTCAGCTAAATGCGGATGTCATGTTTTAGTTGTTTCACTCTGGTCAGGCTCACAAGCGAAGAACAATATGCCTAGTCTTCATATTGCCATGCCTGCAACCTAGTACCAAGCAAGTGCTGTGTAATACAGATCTCGCTTCAAAAAGACACTCAACAAGTCTACATGTAAACGCTTGATTCTCGGTGGCAAGGCAGTCCAAGGCAGTCAGATCTTGGCATGGCGTTCTGACTAGTACCCAACGATGTCAGTTATCAAGTGCATGCCTTGTACCTATGATCAAGAGAGGAGCTGTCTTATTCTGGCTAACTTTCACTGGTCAAGCCTCTGAGTCATCTCGCTCAAGTAGCTGAGCTCGTTTAGATTATCGTAGGAACGATGATTGCCTTGATTGAAATCCTTGTCAGAGCTGAATTCAACCAAACTACTTGACAACGATGGAATGTCTCCGATTGGCCAAGTCAAAGAGGAACGAATGTTTGCAGGATCAGAGAAAACCTTATCTGTCAGGGCAATCACTCGAATTAATCGGAAGATGGGTCAAAATGTCAAATCGTAGCTAAGCCTCTAGTGACATTTTCGCTGTAGGTTAAGCTCTGTAAATTTGTACGCCAGTAGCATGCTACAAGGTAACCTAACTGAGCAAAAGCCATTTCAACCATGGTTGTCTAGATTGCTTTGCCGGTTAACTCACTGCGCGAGACAGGCGAACGCTAGGGTGAATTTTTGTTGAAGTGGCTAGGTGAGGGTGAATCCCTTGATCTCACAGATTAGATCTCTCCACAATGACTGACGTCATTACCAGTGCCTTCAGCTGCCACTGGCGGCCGGGGCTTTAGTTCATCCTTGCCTGACAATGTCAAATGCCGACAGTGGTAACAGATTCAGTGCAGAGCTATAACGCAGTCAACAATGAGATCGAGCTTTTGTAGATGTATAGCGACGAAGGTATCCATCTCGCATCACCTTTGATGAATGCACAGTGGCCGGAACCTGATACGCGAAGATATGCCGATCTGATTGACGTGCAGATCGCGTGCCACGCACTAACGGACTCTCGGGGAATAAGATATCTGACAAGGCCGACgtctcttctttgttcagGCATCCAAAATCCATGTCAGCAAGAACTGAATGACTGACTGCCTTGATTCTGCTCGAGGTGGGGTCAAACATATGTTTCCCGGTGGCTGAACAACCCTCCGAAGCATCCGAAACCCAACATGATTCGCCATTAACAGCCCAACCCGCGAATAGCTGAATGTCTTGTGATCTAATAAACTTCCCTGCAACATGCGGGGAGATGCCGCACTTCTATTCCAgcctgtcgatgatgccacTTTTCCACCTTTCATCTAGCCCCAACGTCTTTTTTTGCATCTACGATAAACCTTGAATACTAAAGCGGCcatggcaaagacaaaatcTAACATTCAACCGTTCTTAGAGGCTATTCGGAATGCAAGACAACTCATCTTTACCGTCATTGTCATCGCCATTTTCGCTATTGCGTGGTTGGTCCAGGGTGGTACGATTGACATGCCAGAATGGACCAAGGACATGCGACATCTTCATGGGGACGACTGGACGAAATATGCCGTGATAATCATCGTCGCTGTTTGTGTGGTTTTTGCgctcatgatggcgacggGGATAGCGTTATTGAGATCGGATAGTGCTCATGGTTATTCCTGATTTTTCGGATGCTGTGGAGGTAAGCCACCTCTCAAGCGGAGGTGCAAAATAAACAACTGATGATTACAGACATAGAAGCCATTCAAAGGCGATGAGTATAAGAGACGAATTGATTTATGAGGTTATGGTAGAAATGGATATACACCGAGCGACGCCTTTATGTGATTTTAGGGATATATAGGACTGGACTGCGCAGTAATGATAATGAGATTCCCTATCTAGAAGGATTCAATATCCTCGTCCCCGCCTATTCCTTTTGGCGTGTCTCCCCATATGTCCACTTTGTTCTGCATCTCCTCCCAATTCTTAGCTTTCTCTCTCAGTACACCTTGAAGCTCATGCAGATACAACCCCTTCGCATAATGCAACAAGTTCCTGTCGTTCCGCTCATACTCTACATTTACATTGGCTCCTCTCTTGATTAGTTCTAACGCAACATCTTCTTGCTGTCGGTACACGACTTGAGCAAGTGTTGTTTCATTGCTATCATTCACCTCCTCAAGCATCTGTCCTTTCAGCATAACTTCGCCATGACATCCAAGCTCGGCCGCAAGATCAAGTAgagccaagacaagaaagaaaataTAACATGTA
This genomic interval from Fusarium verticillioides 7600 chromosome 1, whole genome shotgun sequence contains the following:
- a CDS encoding beta-lactamase; the encoded protein is MTEIHGTCDPKFQGVRSLLDKYIKSGEEVGASITIDIDGKEVVDIWGGYADKERTKPWEKDTIVNVFSCTKTITSLAVLMLVDRGLIDVNERVSHYWPEFAQNGKQDVLVRHLLSHTSGVSGWEEPVSVEDVYDTDKAAAMLARQAPWWTPGTASGYQAVCFGHLLGELIKRVSGKSLREFVDTEIAGVLDADFQIGAAENTWDRISPLIPPPPTGVMPEFEEGSARAKTLLNPGFDPSFANTGPWRQAELGGSNGHGNSRSMARILSAITLGGSSQGKKLLSEDTIKLIFQEQASGTDLVLGSSLRFGIGFGLAPSPALLWVPEGNVCYWSGWGGSIIIMDLDRRMTIAYAMNKMAGGLDSSDRAEAYGKAIYQAFEK